One segment of Curtobacterium sp. MR_MD2014 DNA contains the following:
- a CDS encoding GNAT family N-acetyltransferase — translation MSTGTRLRLIELSDAAELAAIVRASADHLRPFEPTRPDSYFTEAGQRATIGVLLAAAQNGSVPFVIVGDDDELLGRITLSGVTRGALQSCALGYWIRADRTRQGHATRAVGLAVDHAFRELGLHRVQAETLPENTGSQRALERNGFERYGFAPKYIRIAGEWRDHVMFQVLAPDA, via the coding sequence ATGAGCACCGGGACCCGCCTCCGACTGATCGAGCTGTCCGATGCAGCCGAGCTCGCCGCGATCGTCCGCGCGAGCGCCGATCACCTGCGACCGTTCGAGCCGACGCGGCCGGACAGCTACTTCACCGAGGCCGGGCAGCGCGCGACCATCGGTGTCCTGCTCGCCGCCGCGCAGAACGGCTCGGTGCCCTTCGTGATCGTGGGAGATGACGACGAGTTGCTCGGACGGATCACCCTGAGCGGTGTGACCCGTGGCGCCCTGCAGTCGTGTGCGCTCGGGTACTGGATCCGTGCCGACCGAACGCGGCAGGGGCACGCGACCCGTGCGGTCGGGCTCGCGGTGGACCACGCGTTCCGGGAGCTCGGGCTGCACCGGGTCCAGGCAGAGACCCTCCCGGAGAACACCGGCTCGCAGCGGGCGCTCGAGCGGAACGGCTTCGAGCGGTACGGGTTCGCGCCGAAGTACATCCGGATCGCCGGCGAGTGGCGCGACCACGTCATGTTCCAGGTGCTCGCGCCGGACGCCTGA
- a CDS encoding HAD family hydrolase → MSAHERFVDGSAQGGGSGAGASGSGSVAAGGAVAGATGGAAGGAATSPRTKRWLVALDVDGTTMREDGVITDTVIDAVRDAEAAGHEVMLSTGRSEGMTIPLLERLGLRSKYVVCANGALTLARQDDGSYRRVHVERFDPTEVLQVIHGALANAAFGVEDETGHFLLSGNFPDDTMTVAGEHVPFEQLLGTEATRVVVISPGHDTEDFLQVVERMGLQKVSYSVGWTSWLDIAPEGVTKATAMERVREWLDIPRSRVMAAGDGRNDIDMLRWASTSGRGVVMGQAPDDVVDAGNELTGGVTDDGLAAALDALPR, encoded by the coding sequence ATGAGCGCGCACGAGCGGTTCGTCGACGGGTCGGCGCAGGGCGGCGGCTCCGGCGCCGGTGCGTCCGGCTCGGGCTCGGTCGCTGCCGGCGGCGCTGTCGCTGGTGCCACCGGTGGTGCTGCCGGTGGTGCTGCCACTTCTCCGCGGACGAAGCGCTGGCTCGTCGCGCTCGACGTGGACGGCACGACGATGCGCGAGGACGGTGTCATCACGGACACGGTGATCGACGCCGTCCGCGACGCCGAGGCCGCCGGGCACGAGGTCATGCTCTCCACCGGACGCAGCGAGGGCATGACGATCCCGCTGCTCGAACGCCTGGGGCTCCGGTCGAAGTACGTCGTGTGCGCCAACGGTGCGCTGACCCTCGCCCGTCAGGACGACGGGTCCTACCGCCGGGTCCACGTCGAGCGGTTCGACCCGACCGAGGTCCTGCAGGTCATCCACGGTGCGCTCGCGAACGCGGCGTTCGGCGTCGAGGACGAGACCGGCCACTTCCTGCTCTCCGGCAACTTCCCGGACGACACGATGACCGTCGCCGGCGAGCACGTGCCGTTCGAGCAGTTGCTCGGGACCGAGGCCACCCGCGTCGTCGTCATCTCGCCGGGACACGACACCGAGGACTTCCTGCAGGTCGTCGAGCGCATGGGGCTGCAGAAGGTGTCGTACTCGGTCGGCTGGACGTCCTGGCTCGACATCGCTCCCGAGGGCGTGACGAAGGCCACCGCGATGGAGCGCGTCCGCGAGTGGCTCGACATCCCACGCTCCCGCGTCATGGCGGCGGGTGACGGGCGGAACGACATCGACATGCTGCGCTGGGCGTCGACCTCGGGCCGCGGAGTCGTCATGGGGCAGGCCCCGGACGACGTCGTCGACGCGGGCAACGAGCTGACCGGCGGGGTCACCGACGACGGGCTCGCCGCGGCACTCGACGCGCTGCCGCGCTGA
- the hxlB gene encoding 6-phospho-3-hexuloisomerase, with protein MATTTTADALGVIGDELQELIATVRRADQAPFARALDLLADAERVFVHGAGRSGLALRMTAMRLMHLGLDVHVVGEVTTPAIRRGDLLLVASGSGTTGGIVQAARTATEVGAQVLAVSTTDDSPLSEVADTTLVLPAATKTDRSGTASAQYAGGLFEQGVALLGDALFHALWQRSGHSADDLWPRHANLE; from the coding sequence ATGGCCACCACGACGACCGCCGACGCCCTCGGAGTGATCGGCGACGAGCTCCAGGAGCTGATCGCGACCGTCCGCCGCGCCGACCAGGCACCGTTCGCGCGTGCCCTCGACCTGCTCGCCGACGCCGAGCGTGTCTTCGTGCACGGCGCCGGACGGTCCGGACTCGCGCTCCGGATGACCGCCATGCGCCTCATGCACCTCGGGCTCGACGTGCACGTCGTCGGCGAGGTCACGACGCCCGCGATCCGGCGGGGCGACCTGCTGCTCGTCGCGAGCGGCTCGGGCACCACCGGCGGCATCGTGCAGGCAGCACGCACCGCGACCGAGGTCGGGGCGCAGGTGCTCGCCGTCAGCACGACGGACGACTCCCCGCTGTCCGAGGTCGCCGACACCACGCTCGTCCTGCCCGCAGCCACGAAGACGGACCGCTCCGGCACGGCCTCGGCGCAGTACGCGGGCGGCCTGTTCGAGCAGGGCGTCGCGCTCCTCGGGGACGCCCTGTTCCACGCGCTCTGGCAGCGCAGCGGGCACTCCGCCGACGACCTGTGGCCGCGGCACGCGAACCTCGAGTGA
- the hxlA gene encoding 3-hexulose-6-phosphate synthase: MQLQFAMDTLTTEAALDLAGKAAPYVDVIELGTPLIKSAGLSAITAIKEAHPDKVVFADLKTMDAGELEADIAFTAGADLVTVLGVAGDSTIAGAVKAAKAHGKGIVVDLIGVPDKAARAKEVVALGAEFVEMHAGLDEQAEEGFTFETLLRDGEASGVPFSVAGGITTDTIEAVQASGARIAVAGSAIYSADDVAAAASALRDAISEPASA; encoded by the coding sequence ATGCAGCTCCAGTTCGCCATGGACACCCTGACCACCGAGGCCGCCCTCGACCTCGCCGGCAAGGCCGCGCCGTACGTCGACGTCATCGAGCTCGGCACGCCGCTGATCAAGAGCGCCGGCCTCTCCGCGATCACCGCGATCAAGGAGGCGCACCCGGACAAGGTCGTCTTCGCCGACCTCAAGACGATGGACGCCGGCGAGCTCGAGGCCGACATCGCCTTCACGGCCGGTGCCGACCTCGTCACCGTGCTCGGCGTCGCGGGTGACTCCACCATCGCCGGTGCCGTGAAGGCCGCGAAGGCGCACGGCAAGGGCATCGTCGTCGACCTGATCGGCGTGCCCGACAAGGCCGCCCGCGCGAAGGAGGTCGTCGCGCTCGGTGCCGAGTTCGTCGAGATGCACGCCGGCCTCGACGAGCAGGCCGAGGAGGGCTTCACCTTCGAGACGCTGCTGCGCGACGGCGAGGCCTCGGGCGTCCCGTTCTCGGTCGCCGGCGGCATCACCACCGACACGATCGAGGCCGTGCAGGCCTCGGGCGCCCGCATCGCGGTCGCCGGCAGCGCGATCTACAGCGCCGACGACGTGGCCGCCGCCGCGTCCGCGCTCCGCGACGCGATCTCGGAGCCCGCCTCCGCCTGA
- a CDS encoding helix-turn-helix transcriptional regulator: METEPDAPASRIAASEHARTVAEQADRHALTLESVLAALRANRLSDAAARAEAVEIASAALVELRTVTDRQRSTLLEPVTGAFSRLRADLRPLVRFGDLDVQFVEPPTTGRALPGDVAHSARAIVRTAVLALVDGGVARRVRIQWDCDGRNLLMQLRDDGAGTLDTHDDAVRPIAERVVALDGTMHVDSTPGWGSTLDISLPLDPAPGAADLPEDTDLTERERDVLRLVVTGVGNREIAEGLGISPNTVKYHVANLLRKHGARTRAELAALGARP; this comes from the coding sequence GTGGAGACGGAACCGGACGCACCAGCCAGCCGGATCGCGGCGTCGGAGCACGCCCGGACGGTGGCGGAGCAGGCCGACCGTCACGCGTTGACCCTCGAGTCGGTGCTCGCCGCCCTGCGCGCGAACCGCCTGTCCGACGCCGCCGCCCGTGCCGAGGCCGTCGAGATCGCCTCGGCCGCACTCGTCGAGCTCCGGACCGTGACCGACCGGCAGCGGAGCACCCTGCTCGAACCCGTCACCGGGGCCTTCTCACGGCTGCGGGCCGACCTCCGCCCGCTGGTCCGGTTCGGTGACCTCGACGTGCAGTTCGTCGAGCCGCCGACGACCGGCAGGGCCCTGCCCGGGGACGTCGCGCACAGCGCACGAGCGATCGTCCGCACGGCCGTGCTCGCCCTGGTCGACGGCGGGGTCGCCCGACGCGTCCGGATCCAGTGGGACTGCGACGGGCGCAACCTGCTCATGCAGCTCCGGGACGACGGAGCCGGCACACTCGACACCCACGACGATGCCGTGCGCCCGATCGCCGAGCGGGTCGTCGCCCTCGACGGCACGATGCACGTCGACTCCACGCCGGGCTGGGGCTCGACCCTGGACATCTCGCTCCCCCTCGACCCGGCGCCGGGCGCGGCCGACCTGCCGGAGGACACCGACCTGACCGAGCGGGAGCGCGACGTGCTGCGGCTCGTGGTGACCGGCGTCGGGAACCGGGAGATCGCCGAGGGGCTCGGGATCAGTCCGAACACGGTCAAGTACCACGTGGCGAACCTGCTCCGGAAGCACGGTGCCCGCACCCGTGCGGAACTCGCCGCGCTCGGCGCCCGCCCCTGA